In Actinomyces marmotae, the DNA window ACGATCAGTGGTACGGCGTACCGGGGCGCGATCAGCGGGGAGGCGCCCGCGCGGACCGCCGCCGCGCCGAGGAGGGCGCCCGACGCGGGCCGCAGGAGCCCCGTCCAGTCCCGCCCACTGGGCATCGTGGGTAGCGGCATGCGGGGCATGCTCATGGAGGGCTCCTCATTGTCAGGGATAACAGGGGGATCGATAGCCGTAAGGTTATCGTTTTGTAATCATCTTGCCGGGCCTCTTGCTGTGACTCCTCGGTCTCAGGCGCGTCCCGGTCGCGCCCACCAGGTGGGCCCCGGCCCGCATTCAGGCTCCGGTTAGCGGCCCGAGCCGCGCGCCCATGCCGATAACCTGTGCTCATGCTGACCCGCATCGACCTGCGTGACACCGATCTCACCCCCCTCCAGCTCGCCCAGCGCCTGCCACGAGCGGCCCTGGACGTCGCCTCGGCCCTGGCGACCGTGGAGCCGATCATCAGTGATGTCAGGGCCCGCGGCGCCGCCGCCCTGCGCGACGCGGCGGAAAGGCTCGACGGCGTCCGCCCCGAGCGCCTGCGCGTCCCGCAGCAGGCGATCCAGAGCGCCGTCGAGGGGCTCGATCCAGCCGTCCGTGGGGCCCTGGAGCTCGCCATCGCCCACAACCGCGCGGGGCACGCCGCCCAGATGCCCTCCGAGCGGGTCACGCGCATCACCGAGGGCGGGATCATCACCCAGCGCTGGATCCCCGTCCGGCGGGTCGGCCTGTACGTCCCCGGGGGCCTGGCCGTCTACCCGAGCTCGGTGGTCATGAACGTCGTCGCGGCTCAGGTCGCCGGGGTTGAGAGCGTCGTCCTTGCCTCGCCGCCCCAGGCCGAGCACGGCGGCCTCCCCCATCCCACGATCCTGGCGGCCTGCGGCCTGCTCGGCGTGACCGAGGTCTACGCCGCGGGCGGTGCGCAGGCCATCGCCATGCTCGCGTACGGCGCCGGCCCCGAGACCCAGGCCGATGAGGAGGCGAGCGCGGGCGGTGTCCTGTGCGAGCCCGTCGACGTCATCTCCGGGCCCGGCAATGTGTATGTCGCCGCTGCCAAGCGGGCCGTGCTTGGGGACGTCGGCATCGACGCCGAGGCCGGGCCCACCGAGATCGCCATCCTCGCCGACGCCTCCGCTAACCCCGAGTACGTCGCGGCCGACCTCCTCTCCCAAGCTGAGCACGACCCGAACGCGGGATCAGTGCTTATCACCGACAGCCCCGCCCTGGCTGACGCCGTCGACGCCGCGCTGGAGCGCCGGCTCGCGGCGACGCGGCACCGGGAGCGCGCCGCCCGCGCCCTGGGTGGCGCGCAGTCGGGGGTGGTGCTCGTCCGGGACATCGAGCAGGGCATCGCCGTGGCCGACGCCTACGCCGCTGAGCACCTCGAGATCCACACCGAGGGGGCGCCCGACGTGGCGCGCCGCATCCGCAATGCCGGGGCGGTGTTCGTCGGCCCCTACAGCCCCGTCCCGCTCGGCGACTACCTCGCCGGCTCCAACCACGTCCTGCCCACCGGCGGCACGGCGAGGTTCGCGGCGGGGCTCAGCGTGATGGCCTACCTCAAGCCCGTTCAGATGATCGAGTACAGCGCCCAGGCCCTGGGAGCGATGTCCGGCCCGCTCGCGGCACTGGCCCAGGCGGAGGATCTTCCCGCCCATGCGGAGGCCGTCGGAGCGCGTCTTCGCGGCCGCGACTGAACGCGCCCCTGGAATCCGCGCCGAGCGCCCATGGATGGGTGTTCGGCGCGGATTCTCGTCCTAGGGAGGAAAGGGCATCCTGCTTTCGTACATCCGCGCTGACGGGACTTGTAAGGGGAGCGATCGTCGCCCAGATTCCATCGCGCTTCTGATGGTGGTGATCGAATAATGCTGAGAATGTGATAGCCGCTACTGACATCAGCTCACAGGAGTGGGATGGGCCGCCGAGCACCGCTGATATCCCAACGGGCATGTGGTGTAGCACAACTCAAACATATTCAGATTGTGTGATTCCACAGTGTTGTTCGACTATATCAAATTGTTATCTTCGTTTTAGATACATCCAGTCCCCATCTGGATGTGTCCCGCTGCGAACGATCATCATCGTGGTTCCACCCTGATCCCTTGAGTCGAAATGACGGTGCGATGAGCAGTTGCTCCCTGATTCTTGCGCATTCCTCGTGGCTGCCCGGTCCGGGCGCCATGGCGCGTATTCTCGCTGTCGCTGGGACAATCGCGCATGTTCTCTCCCTCCTGGCCGGATTCCTCTTCGCAGTCGTGGCCATCGCCTGGCTGTGGGTGAACCTCACCGGGGCCCTCAGGCGCGTTCTCCTGGGCTGGTACCGGGGACCGGGACACAGGAGGGGCGCATGATCGGCGGGGGCGCCGGCGACCCGGTCGAGATGATCGGCCACTGGGGTGCGGTGATCATGATCGGGATGGGGCTTGTCTACGTGCTCGTCCTCCTCCTCATCTCCAGGCGGCCTCCGCGGATCGAGCGGCCCCGGCACGGCGGCAGCTCCCGGGCGAAGGACATCCTCGTCGTCATCCTCATGCCGTGCCTCAACGAGGCCGGGGTCATCGGCGCGAGCGTGGGCCGTCTCCTCGACATCCCCGACGACAGGCTGCGCGTCCTCGTCATCGACGACGGATCCGACGACGGGACCGCCGACGTCGTGAGGGCGATCCCGGATCCCCGCGTGAGCGTCATGCGCAGGGTCCCCCCGCGCGCCCGCCTCGGTAAGGGCGAGGCCCTCAACGACGCCTTGGACCACGTGCGCGCCACATGGGGCGGGGACCCGGGCACCGATGTGGTGGTCGGGGTGGTCGATGCCGATGGCCGCCTCGAGTCGCAGGCCATTGACGAGGCCCGGCGGGCCTTCCGCAATCGGCGCATCGGCGCCGTGCAGTTCGGCGTGCGGATCAACAACCGCTTCTCCTCTTTGCTCGCCCGCATGCAGGACATGGAGTTCGTCATCTTCACCGAGGTCTTCCAGAGGGGGAGGCGCCATCTCCACAGCGTCGGCATGGGCGGCAACGCGCAGTTCGCCCGCCTCGACGCCCTCAGCGCGCTGGGCGACAAGCCTTGGACCAAGTCGCTCACCGAGGACTTCGACCTCGGCGTCCGTCTCAACGGCACCCGGTGGGTCAATGACTTCAGGCCCACCGCGGCGGTCCACCAGCAGGGCGTCACCAGCCTCAGGAGGCTCCTGCGCCAGCGCACGCGCTGGTTCCAGGGCAACATCCAGTCCCTTAACCTGCTCGGCCGCGCGGCGCGCGAGCAGCGCGGCCTGGCCAGGGCGGATACCACCTGGCAGATCCTCACCCCCTACGTCCTCCTGGCGGCCTCGCTGCTCATGGCCTCATTCGCGATCACCGTGCTCATCGTGGTGTCCAAGGCGGTTCTCGGCCACAGCCAGACCTGGTGGTGGCTGCTCAGCGCCTACCTCCTCGCCTTCGGCCCCGGCGTCGTCTTCGGCTTGCTGTACTGGAGGATCGAGCGCTCCGAGGGGCTCGGCCCGCTCAAGGCCCTCGCCTACGCCCACGTCTTCGTCCTCTACGGGCTCCTCCCCGCCCTCTTCGGGTGGCGGGCCCTGCTTCGCGAGATCACCGGGCGCACCGGGTGGGCCAAGACCGCCCGGGAGGCCGAGGACCCGGTGGGGGCGGCCGCGCCGGCGGGGCCGACCGCCCCCGCGCCGGGGGCGGCGCGCCCAGAGGCCGCCCCGGACCCGCAGGGCATCCGCATCCGGCCCGCGCTCTCGCGCGTCGATCGGCCCTCGCCGTCGGCCCCCGCCATCCCGCCCATGCCCCAGCGGCCACCGCGCCCGCCGCGCCCGCCGGTCCCCCGAGAGCATGAGGTGGCCGCATGAGCGCCCCGGAGGCCTCCCCCCGGACCGGCCCCCCGCCGGAGGATCGCCGGCGCGCGCCCGCCCCGCCGTCGGACTGGGAGGAGGGTGCGAGGTCCGCGCTGCTGCGCCGTCGTCTCGTGCTCGGGGGAGCCCTCGTGTCGCTCATCGGGGGAGGGGCCGCGCTCGGGTACCGCTACCTCTCCACCCAGGAGACGAGCTGCGACGACTGGAGGGTCATCTTCGACGGCTACGGCGAGGCCACGTGCCAGGGCGGCGCCCTGCGGCTCGCTCCCAACTCGGCCACCGAGCACGAGCGCACGCACGCCGCCCTGGCCATCTCCACCGCCGCCGCCGTCGTGGACCGGGCCACGCAGACCATCACCTCCATGATGACCACTGAGAAGCAGCTGCGCGAGGGGCTCGCGCCCAACCCCTGGGAGGTCGCCTGGCTCCTGTGGTCCTTCCAGGACAACGAGCACTTCTACGCCCTCGCCCTCAAGCCCAACGGCTGGGAGGTCTCCAAGCAGGACCCCGCCTACCCCGGGAACCAGCGATTCCTCGCCTCCGCCCACGAGCCGTCCTTCGAGGTCGGCGTGGCCCACCTCGTCCAGGTGCGGGTCGACACCACGGGTGATGCCGTCTCCTTCACCGTCACGGCGGACGGCCAGGACCTCGGCGTCATCGAGGATGCCGACAGCCCCTATCGCAGTGGCCCCGTGGGTGCCTACACCGAGGACGCCATCGTCACCTTCGCCGCGACCACCTACTCACGCAACTGACACGACACCAAGGAGCACCGATGACCACCGAGCCAGCGACCCCATCCGATCAGCGGCCGCAGGGAGCGCCCCTGAGGATCATGCTGGTCTACGGCACGAGGCCCGAGGCGATCAAGGTCGCCCCCCTCATTAACCGGATGCGTGCCGACGAGCGCTTCGACCCGGTCATCGTCGTCACCGGGCAGCACCGCGAGATGCTCGACCAGGTCAACACCTTCTTCGGCATCACCCCCGACATCGACCTCGACATCCACTCCCCGGGCCAGACGCTCACCCAGGTCACCACCCGGTGCCTGGAGGGCGTGGGCGGGGCCCTGGAGGAGCGCCCCTGCGACGCCGTCCTGGTCCAGGGCGACACCACCTCGGTGTTCGCCGCGGGGCTGGCCGCCTTCTACCACTCCACCCCCGTCCTCCACCTCGAGGCCGGGCTGCGCACGGGCACGATCACCTCGCCCTTCCCCGAAGAAGCCAACCGCAAGCTCGTCGGGCAGATCACCTCCCTGCACCTGTGCCCGACGGCCACCAGCCGGGACAACCTGCTGCGGGAGGACGTCAATCCCGCCTCACTGCGCGTCACGGGCAACACCGTCATCGACGCCCTGCTGGAGGCGGTCACGAGGCCGACGCCCCCCGCCGACCCGGCGCTGCGCGAGGCCCTCGAGGACCCCTCCCGCCGGGTCGTGCTGGTGACCGCGCACCGTCGCGAGTCCTGGGGAAAGCCCATGGAGGGGATCGGGCGGGCGATCGCCCGCCTCGCCCGCGCCCATCCCGACGCGCTCATCGTCCTGCCCGCCCACCGCAACCCGATCGTCCGCCGGGCCCTCCTGCCCAGGATCGAGGGGCTGCCCAACGTGGTGGTCACCGACCCCCTGGAGTATGGGGCCTTCTGCTCGCTCATGAACCGGGCGCACATCGTCCTCACCGACTCCGGGGGCGTCCAGGAGGAGGCCCCCGCGCTGTCCAAGCCCGTGCTCGTCATGCGCGAGAGCACCGAGCGCCCCGAGGCCATCGACTACGGCGTCGCCAGGCTCGTCGGAGCCGACGAGGAGCGGATCGTCGAGGCCGTGACCACCCTGCTCACCGACGACGCCGCCTACGCGGCCATGGCCCAGGCCGCCAACCCCTACGGCGACGGCCGGGCCTGCGAGAGAGTCATGGCGGCGATCGCCGCCATGTTCGGCAGGGGGGAGCCCCTGCCGGACTTCGAGCCCTCCCGCGCCTGATCCCCCCTGACCGACCCTCACCCTGACAAGGAGATCCCCTATGAGAACAACGACCCACGCGCGCCGGCGCCGAGCGGCCCTGGCGGCCCTCGTGGCGCTCAGCGCCTCGATCGGCCTCGTCGGCCCCGCCCATGCGGCCGACGGCGCCCCGACCGCACGCGGCGCTGCCCTCGCGCCCGCGACGGGCGGCCCCGCCGATGACCTCGGCTCGGCCGCCCCGCTCGAGGCGCCGCCCGCGCCCGCCGCGGCCCAGGCCGAGGTTCTTCCCCTGGCCAACGACAACGCGGCGGCGGTCGACCTGGCCGCGCCCGCGCCCGTCCGGGCAGCTCCCCAGGTCCGCGACCTGAGGGCCAACCCGCCAGCGGTGCCCAGACGCGCCGTGACCTACTCCCATCGGGGAGCCGGCCCCGCCTCCACGCTGGTCCTCTACGACACCACCGGGGACTGGAGCAAGTTGGGCGAGTACTACGCCATGGCCATGGGCAACCTGGCCAGCCACTCTGGGCTCGTCACCGCCCTGCCGGTGGCCGACTACCAGGCCGGCCTGGCCGGACGCTACACCAACGTCATCTACACGGGGTCGACCTATGACGAGCCCCTGCCCCGCGCCTTCATCGACGATGTACTGACCGGCAACGTCCCCGTCCTGTGGTCCGGGTTCAACATCTGGCAGCTCGTCAAGACCGACGCGGACCGGGCGGCCTTTACCGCCCGCTTCGGATGGGACGCCGCCACGTCCTACATCGACGCCACCGACCGCGTCACCCAGGTGGAGTACAAAGGCCGGACCTTCGGCCGCAACGAGTTGAACAAGGGTGGCATCACCGCCCCCCACATCACTGATCAGGGCGCCGTCACCGTGCTCGGCAAGGCCCTGTGCTCCTCGGCCGACGGCGCCTCCACCCAGTGCGCCAGCATCGCCCAGTCGGGCACGACGTCCTTCCCCTGGGCGGTGTCCTCCGGCGGCCTGACGTTCATCGGCGAGGTCCCCGTCACCTACATGAGCGAGCAGGACCGCTACATCGCGGCGGCCGGCATCGTACTGGACTCCCTCCAGCCCGGAGCTAAGCAGATCCGCCAGGCGGCAGTGCGCATCGAGGACGTCGGCCCTGACACCGATCCGGCCGAGCTCCAGGCGATGGTGGACTACCTGTACTCCCAGGGCGTCCCCTTCCAGATGGCGGTCTTCCCCGTGTACAAGGACCCCTCGGGGGCGAAGAACGACGGCACGCCGCAGTCGATGACCCTCAAGGACACCCCTGAGCTCGTCGCCGTCCTCAAGGACGCCGTCAGGAAGGGCGGCACCATCATCCAGCACGGAACCACCCACCAGTTCGGCAACCTGAACAACCCCTACAACGGCGTGTCCAGCGACGACTTCGAGTTCATCCGCTCGTGGTGCTCCGATGAGAACTCCCCGGACGCGCCGGTGGCGCCCTGCCAGCAGAACTCCTGGGTTCAGATCGGCGGGGAGCTTCCCGGCACGAGCGCCAAGTGGGCCAAGAAGCGCGTCAAGGAGGGCCGCAAGTACTTCAAGAAGCTCGGCTTGCCCACTCCCAAGATCTTCGAGACCCCTCACTACTCGGCCTCCCGCAGCGGCTACCAGGGCATCAACAAGGTCTACTCGACCCGCTACGAGCGCGAGCTCATGTACGCGGGCACCCTGACCGGCGAGCCGGGCGGGCCGCACGACTACATCGGCCAGTTCTTCCCCTACTCGGTCAACGACCCCTACGGCACGCACGTCCTGCCCGAGAACCTGGGCAACTACGAGCCCAAGGACATCAACAACCACCCGCCGCGCTCGGCCCAGCAGGTGATCGACTCCGCCCGCCTCAACCTGGCGGTCACGCACGCCACGGCGAGCTTCTTCTTCCACCCCTACTACCCGCTGAGCGAGCTCAAGACGATCGTCGAGGGCATCAAGTCCCAGGGCTACACCTTCGTGGCGGCCCAGGACCTTCGATGACGGAGCCCGGCGGCGCCCCAGCGGGCCCGGGGGACGGCGCGAGCCGCCTCCCGGGCCCGCCCGGCGCTCCGGAGGCCACCGGGCGGGGGATGACGCGCCGTCGGGCCCTGCTCACCGCGGGGGGCCTGGCGCTCGCCGGTGGGGCCGCGGGCGCGCTGATGACCCGCCTGGGCCCGGACGGCGCGAGCCCCACCACCACCATCACCCTGGTGCTGCGCGACGCCGATGGCGCGCCGATGACCCTGGCCCAGGTGCGCGCCATCCAGTCCGCGGGCAGGGGCGAGGAGGGTTATGACGACGCCCTCCTGGACTCCACGACCCTCGAGGTCATAGCGATCGGGCCCCTCTACGAGGAGGACGGGGCGATCCTCGTCGACGTGCCCGAGGGCCGGGACTGCGCCCTGTGCTTGTCCTGGCCCACGTCCCAGGGCTACTCCGCGCTGATCGCCGACCTGCCTCCGCACGGCAGCGCCGAGGTCCTTGCCCTGGCTGCCAGGGACCTGCACCAGCGGCAGCGGGTGGCCCTCGCCGCCCTGGCCGACCCGAGCGGGGCGGCCGGCCCCACCGGGCGCGCGGCCAGCGCCCTCGAGGCCTCGCGCCGCGCCCACGCGGCGACCCAGTCCGCGATCGACTCAGGCATCGGCGACGAGCAGGGGGCGCGCCTCCTCGAGCTCGCCGCCACCGCCCAGGTCGCCCTCGACACCGCCCTCATCGGCGCGGCACCGCCGGGCGCGCTCATCGGCGCGACGCTCACCGAGGCGCCCAGCCCGCAGCAGCGGGGCGCCGTCATCGCCGCCACCGGCTCCGCGAGGCGGGGAGCCGTGCGGCTCGTCCTCGACGATGCGAGCGCCCCGGCCCTCGCCGCCTGGCGGGAGGCGGCCGACGCCCTCCAGCGCGCCGGGATCCACGTCATGGGGCAGATCTGCGACTCCGAGGGCCTCGCCGCCTTGAGCGACTCGGACTTTGACAAGAGGCTCGACGCCGTGCTGGCCGCCCTGCCGGGGCTGGACTCCTGGGAGGTCGGCAACGAGCTCGGGGGCGACTGGCTGGGGGAGGACCCGGTGGGGCGCGCGACGCGTGCGGCCCGGGCCGTGAAGAAGCGCACCGGCGCTCTGACCGTCCTGACCCTCTACTACCAGCTCGGGCAGGCGGCGGCCCAGGGGGCCCTGTTCAATGTGGCGGCCTCGCTCGCGGGGGGCGAGCTCATGGGGCTCGTCGACGTCGTCGGCATCTCCGTCTACCCGCAGTCCCACCCGCTGGGAACCGCGGCGGACCGGGTCATGAGCGCCCTCGCGGATCGCTTCCCCGGCAAGCGGGTGGCCGTCACCGAACTCGGCTACGGAGGGGGCGACCTGGACGAGGGGCCCTGGTGGTTCGGCTCCCGGGAAGACGCCGACGCCGCCCGGATCGCCCTCATCTCCCAGGTGACGGGCGCCGCCCTGGGCCGCCCCCAGGCCTGGGGGGCTCCCTTCTGGTGGTACTTCCTGGATGACGAGGAGGCCAGCGCGAGCGGCGCCGATGACGCCGACGGGAGCGGCGGCGGGGCCTCCGCCGGAGGACCCGGGGGTCTTGGACCGGTGGGGAGCTCGCTCAAGCGGGCCTCGGAGCGCGCCTCGGCCCCCGGATCCTGAGAACGGGCCCCGCGGGCCGGGCCCCGCCCCTCGCCCAGTGGCTAGGACCCCTGGGCGAGCACGAGGGGGTGGACCGCCGCGGCGCCCGAGCCCCGCAGGAGATCCGCCGCGACCGTGAGGGTCCATCCGGAGTCCGTTGAGTCGTCGACAAGGGCGATCCTGGCGCCGTCGAGGCGCCTCAGGGCGTCGGGCCCCCAGCCGTCGAGGCTCAGGCTCCGGGCCACCGTCGCCAGGCGGGTCGCGGAGTTGACGTCATGGCGCCCCGGCTGCCCGCCAGTGGCGATGACGCCCAGGCGCTCGGCGCCCAGGCGGTGGGCGACCGCCCCTCCCAGGTGGCGGATCAGCCGTGGGCGGCGGTGGGAGTCGATGATGACGACGGCGTCGATGATCCCCTCGGTGCCCTCCGCGCCGCCCCGCCCCTCAGGTGCGCTCGCGCCGCCCGCGGAGGCGCCGTCGGCCCCGCCCTCGGCGCGGGCCAGAGCGGCCAGGCGGTCCGTTGCCTCCAGCACGGGGGCCCGCAGCCCGGGAGGGACGAGCCCGTCCTCCCCGGAGTCGAAGAGCCCGCGCAGCGCCGACGAGATGCCCAGGCCGTCAAGCCTGCCGACGGCGATGCCCGTGCCCGCCCGCCGCTCAGGCGGGATCCTGCCCCGCAGGGCGCCCAGCCCCAGCCTCTCCATGCCCACGGGCCACTGGCGCCGGGCGGGGACCTCGACCCCGACGCGCTCCAACGACTCCCGCGCCGCCCCCACCCGCTGCGGATCCGGCCCCTGGGGGAGGGTGAGGCCCCCGCACAGGTCGCAGGCGCCGCAGCGCCAGCCCTCGGGCATCTCCGGGTCATCGAGCGCGGCTCGCAGGAAGGCCATTCGGCACTCGGGGGCGCGAAGGCGCTCATAGGCGAGCATCGCCTCCTGCTCGGACCGCCTGGCCTCCTCCACCCGGGCGTAGCGCTCGGCGTCGTACGCCCAGGGCTCGCCCGTGGCCAGCCAACCGCCCCTGACCCTGCGCACGGCGCCGTCGACGTCGAGCACTTTGAGCATCGACTCCAGGCGGGCGCGCCGCAGGCTCGTCACCGTCTCCAGCGCGCCGATCCCCAGGGGGCCATCGGCCGCCTGAAGGGCGTCGAGCACCTCGTGGACCCGCTCGGGCGGCGGGAAGCCCTGGGAGCCGAACCAGTCCCAGATCGCCCGATCCTCCGCGCCGGGAAGCAGGATCGCCTCCGCCCTGTCGACGCCGCGCCCCGCGCGGCCCACCTGCTGGTAGTAGGCCACGGGCGAGGCGGGCGCGCCCATGTGGATGACGAATCCGAGGTCGGGCTTGTCGAATCCCATGCCCAGGGCGCTGGTGGCCACGAGCGCCCGCACGCGGTTGGCCTTGAGATCGGCTTCGAGGCGCTCGCGCTCCGCGGGCTCGGTCTGGCCGGTGTAGGTGGCCACCTCCAGGCCGGCGGCACGCAGGGCCTGGGCGGTCTCACCCGCCGCGGAGATGGTGAGGCAGTAGACGATCCCGGAGCCCTGGGTGCGCTGGAGGTAGTCGGTGAGCCACGCCAAGCGCGTGGCCGAGTCCTCCAGGCGCGCCACGCCCAAGCGCAGGGAGTCCCGCTGCAGGCTCCCGCGCAGCACGAGCGCCTCCGGGGCCCGGACGCCCATCTGCCGCCCGGCCAACTGCTCGGCCACATCCGTGGTCACGCGCTCGTTGGCCGTGGCCGTCGTCGCCAGGACGGGGGTGCGGGGAGGCAGGCCGGCGAGCAGGGTGCGGATGCGCCGGTAGTCCGGCCGGAAATCATGCCCCCAGTCCGAGATGCAGTGCGCCTCATCGATGACGACGAGGCCCGCGCTGGCTGCCAGATGCGGAAGGACCTCATCCCGGAACACGGGGTTGTTGAGGCGCTCGGGCGAGACCAGGAGGACGTCGGCGCGCCCGGCGCGGATCTCATCCTCGACCTGGCCCCACTGGGCGCTGTTGGCCGAGTTCATGGTGACGGCGCGGATGCCGGCGCGCTCGGCGGCGGCGACCTGGTCGCGCATGAGGGCCAATAGTGGGGAGATGATGATCGTGGGCCCGGAGCCGTCCGCTCCCTCCCGCCCGTGGGGTGGGAGGGAGCCTCCCTCGTGCCACTCGCCCCAGCCCTCGCGCAGCAGCGTGGTGGCCACGAAGTAGACGGCGGACTTACCCCATCCCGTCCTCTCCACCACGAGGGCTCGGCGGCGGCCTACCACCAGCGCCTCGATCGCCCGCCACTGATCGGGGCGCAGCCGCGCGTCCGGGCTGCCGACGAGCGCGCGCAGCGCGGCCTCCGCGCGCTCGCGCAGCGCGGCCAGGGGTGCCGACGATGGCGTGGACGATGCTGGGGCGCTCATGGGTCCACGGTAGCCCGGGCCCCTGACGCGAATGCGCGCGCCTTCGGCCGCGGCTCACTTCCTGGGACAGGGAGGGTGCGACGGCCGAGCCGTGCACTATCCTCGGCTCACCACCACTTAAGGTGGGGGAAGGCCAGTGATGACACTACGGGATGGGGCGCACGCCCCCACCAGGACGGAGTGCCCCCTGCGCGCGCCACGGCGCCTCGCAGGGGCGCTCATGCGCCGCTGAGGCGCCCGGACGCCTCAGCCCCAAGCCGCGCCAGGCGCGGTTCCGGTCCCAACCGAACCACCCCGGACGGCGGCGCTGCCGCCAGGATCATCGAGGACCGCACCATGACACGAATCCGCACCACCCACGTCGG includes these proteins:
- the hisD gene encoding histidinol dehydrogenase, with the translated sequence MLTRIDLRDTDLTPLQLAQRLPRAALDVASALATVEPIISDVRARGAAALRDAAERLDGVRPERLRVPQQAIQSAVEGLDPAVRGALELAIAHNRAGHAAQMPSERVTRITEGGIITQRWIPVRRVGLYVPGGLAVYPSSVVMNVVAAQVAGVESVVLASPPQAEHGGLPHPTILAACGLLGVTEVYAAGGAQAIAMLAYGAGPETQADEEASAGGVLCEPVDVISGPGNVYVAAAKRAVLGDVGIDAEAGPTEIAILADASANPEYVAADLLSQAEHDPNAGSVLITDSPALADAVDAALERRLAATRHRERAARALGGAQSGVVLVRDIEQGIAVADAYAAEHLEIHTEGAPDVARRIRNAGAVFVGPYSPVPLGDYLAGSNHVLPTGGTARFAAGLSVMAYLKPVQMIEYSAQALGAMSGPLAALAQAEDLPAHAEAVGARLRGRD
- a CDS encoding glycosyltransferase family 2 protein, with product MIGGGAGDPVEMIGHWGAVIMIGMGLVYVLVLLLISRRPPRIERPRHGGSSRAKDILVVILMPCLNEAGVIGASVGRLLDIPDDRLRVLVIDDGSDDGTADVVRAIPDPRVSVMRRVPPRARLGKGEALNDALDHVRATWGGDPGTDVVVGVVDADGRLESQAIDEARRAFRNRRIGAVQFGVRINNRFSSLLARMQDMEFVIFTEVFQRGRRHLHSVGMGGNAQFARLDALSALGDKPWTKSLTEDFDLGVRLNGTRWVNDFRPTAAVHQQGVTSLRRLLRQRTRWFQGNIQSLNLLGRAAREQRGLARADTTWQILTPYVLLAASLLMASFAITVLIVVSKAVLGHSQTWWWLLSAYLLAFGPGVVFGLLYWRIERSEGLGPLKALAYAHVFVLYGLLPALFGWRALLREITGRTGWAKTAREAEDPVGAAAPAGPTAPAPGAARPEAAPDPQGIRIRPALSRVDRPSPSAPAIPPMPQRPPRPPRPPVPREHEVAA
- the wecB gene encoding non-hydrolyzing UDP-N-acetylglucosamine 2-epimerase — encoded protein: MTTEPATPSDQRPQGAPLRIMLVYGTRPEAIKVAPLINRMRADERFDPVIVVTGQHREMLDQVNTFFGITPDIDLDIHSPGQTLTQVTTRCLEGVGGALEERPCDAVLVQGDTTSVFAAGLAAFYHSTPVLHLEAGLRTGTITSPFPEEANRKLVGQITSLHLCPTATSRDNLLREDVNPASLRVTGNTVIDALLEAVTRPTPPADPALREALEDPSRRVVLVTAHRRESWGKPMEGIGRAIARLARAHPDALIVLPAHRNPIVRRALLPRIEGLPNVVVTDPLEYGAFCSLMNRAHIVLTDSGGVQEEAPALSKPVLVMRESTERPEAIDYGVARLVGADEERIVEAVTTLLTDDAAYAAMAQAANPYGDGRACERVMAAIAAMFGRGEPLPDFEPSRA
- a CDS encoding DUF2334 domain-containing protein; the protein is MRTTTHARRRRAALAALVALSASIGLVGPAHAADGAPTARGAALAPATGGPADDLGSAAPLEAPPAPAAAQAEVLPLANDNAAAVDLAAPAPVRAAPQVRDLRANPPAVPRRAVTYSHRGAGPASTLVLYDTTGDWSKLGEYYAMAMGNLASHSGLVTALPVADYQAGLAGRYTNVIYTGSTYDEPLPRAFIDDVLTGNVPVLWSGFNIWQLVKTDADRAAFTARFGWDAATSYIDATDRVTQVEYKGRTFGRNELNKGGITAPHITDQGAVTVLGKALCSSADGASTQCASIAQSGTTSFPWAVSSGGLTFIGEVPVTYMSEQDRYIAAAGIVLDSLQPGAKQIRQAAVRIEDVGPDTDPAELQAMVDYLYSQGVPFQMAVFPVYKDPSGAKNDGTPQSMTLKDTPELVAVLKDAVRKGGTIIQHGTTHQFGNLNNPYNGVSSDDFEFIRSWCSDENSPDAPVAPCQQNSWVQIGGELPGTSAKWAKKRVKEGRKYFKKLGLPTPKIFETPHYSASRSGYQGINKVYSTRYERELMYAGTLTGEPGGPHDYIGQFFPYSVNDPYGTHVLPENLGNYEPKDINNHPPRSAQQVIDSARLNLAVTHATASFFFHPYYPLSELKTIVEGIKSQGYTFVAAQDLR
- a CDS encoding Tat pathway signal sequence — translated: MTEPGGAPAGPGDGASRLPGPPGAPEATGRGMTRRRALLTAGGLALAGGAAGALMTRLGPDGASPTTTITLVLRDADGAPMTLAQVRAIQSAGRGEEGYDDALLDSTTLEVIAIGPLYEEDGAILVDVPEGRDCALCLSWPTSQGYSALIADLPPHGSAEVLALAARDLHQRQRVALAALADPSGAAGPTGRAASALEASRRAHAATQSAIDSGIGDEQGARLLELAATAQVALDTALIGAAPPGALIGATLTEAPSPQQRGAVIAATGSARRGAVRLVLDDASAPALAAWREAADALQRAGIHVMGQICDSEGLAALSDSDFDKRLDAVLAALPGLDSWEVGNELGGDWLGEDPVGRATRAARAVKKRTGALTVLTLYYQLGQAAAQGALFNVAASLAGGELMGLVDVVGISVYPQSHPLGTAADRVMSALADRFPGKRVAVTELGYGGGDLDEGPWWFGSREDADAARIALISQVTGAALGRPQAWGAPFWWYFLDDEEASASGADDADGSGGGASAGGPGGLGPVGSSLKRASERASAPGS
- a CDS encoding DEAD/DEAH box helicase translates to MSAPASSTPSSAPLAALRERAEAALRALVGSPDARLRPDQWRAIEALVVGRRRALVVERTGWGKSAVYFVATTLLREGWGEWHEGGSLPPHGREGADGSGPTIIISPLLALMRDQVAAAERAGIRAVTMNSANSAQWGQVEDEIRAGRADVLLVSPERLNNPVFRDEVLPHLAASAGLVVIDEAHCISDWGHDFRPDYRRIRTLLAGLPPRTPVLATTATANERVTTDVAEQLAGRQMGVRAPEALVLRGSLQRDSLRLGVARLEDSATRLAWLTDYLQRTQGSGIVYCLTISAAGETAQALRAAGLEVATYTGQTEPAERERLEADLKANRVRALVATSALGMGFDKPDLGFVIHMGAPASPVAYYQQVGRAGRGVDRAEAILLPGAEDRAIWDWFGSQGFPPPERVHEVLDALQAADGPLGIGALETVTSLRRARLESMLKVLDVDGAVRRVRGGWLATGEPWAYDAERYARVEEARRSEQEAMLAYERLRAPECRMAFLRAALDDPEMPEGWRCGACDLCGGLTLPQGPDPQRVGAARESLERVGVEVPARRQWPVGMERLGLGALRGRIPPERRAGTGIAVGRLDGLGISSALRGLFDSGEDGLVPPGLRAPVLEATDRLAALARAEGGADGASAGGASAPEGRGGAEGTEGIIDAVVIIDSHRRPRLIRHLGGAVAHRLGAERLGVIATGGQPGRHDVNSATRLATVARSLSLDGWGPDALRRLDGARIALVDDSTDSGWTLTVAADLLRGSGAAAVHPLVLAQGS